One Helicoverpa armigera isolate CAAS_96S chromosome 12, ASM3070526v1, whole genome shotgun sequence DNA window includes the following coding sequences:
- the LOC110383927 gene encoding protein Lilipod, which produces MDDDEADLREQIFHNNVREQIIFLLLFILLYLVSFMLIEKFRRRDSEDYFTGDEDEVKVYRISLWLCTFALAVSLGSALLLPVSIVSNEVLILYPNSYYVKWLNSSLIQGLWNHVFLFSNLSMFVFLPFAYLFSESSGFPGCRGLKGRVYETFIVLALLGVAMLGLAYVISAWLEGDRSSIDALLNLWTYLPFLYSCVSFVGVLMLLVFTPLGFVRLFGVVGGVLVKPQFLRDLNEEYYVYSFEEDTIRRRINNAVSTGVGYISPEPMYPDRGDISAPVDADVSISKDSQLASPRGKDTTPLLRLRNGALQAGLNDRLHRVVQMRKEVESQRKTSSLQRNVVYPLAMLLLLALTTITVLMVLQNTLELLIGIKALPLSTRQFTLGIASLSKLGCAGAVLEAFLIVYLYAASLTGLSTPMRALRVLPRARRTPLARIIAHAALLLAYSTAHPLLVKMLGITNFDLLGEFGRIEWLGNFKLVLLYNAIFAGTVTLCLVSKFTASVRRELYNRYKWLADWFTFPEEVKTNVTIDTTRVSAERSPPVDKVEKEQDEHCKSE; this is translated from the exons ATGGATGATGATGAGGCAGACTTGCGCGAACAGATTTTCCACAACAACGTAAGGGAGCAAATT ATTTTCCTACTACTATTCATCTTGCTGTACCTTGTGTCATTTATGTTGATTGAGAAGTTCCGACGTCGAGACAGTGAGGATTACTTTACTGGGGACGAAGATGAAGTTAAAGTGTACCGAATCAGCCTGTGGCTGTGTACATTCGCACTAGCCGTGTCACTAGGCTCTGCCCTACTACTGCCAGTATCCATAGTCAGCAATGAGGTCCTCATACTATACCCTAACAGTTATTATGTCAAATGGCTCAACAGCTCTCTCATACAGG GATTATGGAACCACGTATTCCTGTTTTCAAATCTGTCGATGTTCGTGTTCTTGCCGTTCGCGTATCTGTTCTCGGAGTCGTCAGGTTTCCCTGGATGCCGGGGGCTGAAGGGCAGGGTGTATGAGACCTTCATAGTCCTCGCGTTACTTGGTGTTGCCATGCTGGGCTTGGCTTACGTCATCTCGGCGTGGTTGGAAGGCGACCGCTCCAGTATTGATGCTTTGCTTA ATTTGTGGACATACCTCCCTTTCCTGTATTCCTGTGTATCGTTCGTCGGAGTTCTAATGCTACTAG TGTTCACTCCGCTGGGCTTCGTTCGACTGTTCGGCGTGGTGGGCGGCGTGCTCGTCAAGCCGCAGTTCCTGAGGGACCTCAATGAGGAGTACTACGTGTACTCGTTTGAAGAGGACACCATCAGGCGACGGATCAACAATGCTGTCTCTACAG GAGTGGGCTACATATCGCCCGAGCCCATGTACCCTGACCGCGGCGACATATCGGCGCCGGTGGACGCGGACGTGTCGATATCGAAGGACAGCCAGCTCGCGTCTCCTCGCGGCAAGGACACCACGCCGTTGCTGAGGCTGAGGAACGGCGCGTTGCAAGCGGGCCTCAATGATAGGCTGCACAGGGTCGTGCAGATGAGGAAG GAAGTAGAAAGCCAGCGCAAGACATCATCTCTACAGCGCAACGTGGTGTACCCGCTGGCGATGCTGTTGCTGCTCGCGCTCACCACCATCACAGTGCTCATGGTGCTGCAGAACACGCTCGAACTGCTCATCGGAATCAAAGCTCTGCCGCTTAGCACACgg CAATTCACTTTGGGCATAGCGTCTCTGTCGAAGCTGGGGTGCGCGGGCGCGGTGCTGGAGGCGTTCCTGATCGTGTACCTGTACGCGGCCTCGCTGACGGGGCTCAGCACCCCCATGCGAGCCCTGCGCGTGCtgccccgcgcccgccgcacCCCGCTCGCGCGCATCATCGCCCACGCCGCGCTGCTGCTCGCCTACTCCACCGCGCACCCGCTGCTCGTCAAGATGCTGG GTATAACGAACTTCGATTTGCTGGGTGAGTTTGGGCGCATCGAATGGCTGGGCAACTTCAAGCTCGTCCTCCTATACAATGCCATATTCGCGGGCACGGTGACACTGTGTCTGGTCAGCAAGTTCACGGCGAGTGTCCGCCGGGAACTCTACAACAG ATACAAGTGGTTAGCAGATTGGTTCACATTCCCTGAGGAGGTAAAGACGAATGTGACCATAGACACAACAAGAGTGTCGGCAGAGAGAAGTCCTCCTGTGGATAAGGTGGAGAAAGAGCAAGACGAACATTGTAAATCAGAATAA
- the LOC110383925 gene encoding RNA polymerase II-associated protein 3, which translates to MSILNNPAFKDRKPIELDEEFNNFMKRVGEVSSLVRDMASGDKVKADAAKVLADQYLGGKVILDDDLQLKVKQNRTLINEKAFENLGKQDASEMDKEAWMAEVSKDAEMRYQDRKIRREKADTLKTQAVKAFRRQEYDRALSCYNRAIEQVRDDPMLYCDRALTKIKLGKFDKVFSDCDLALRLNENSLKARLYQAKAYKEMEEMEKLQECRKELDEMFPQHQELIQDFLDKKVEYEEEAQ; encoded by the exons ATGAGTATTCTCAACAATCCTGCTTTTAAGGATAGAAAACCCATAGAATTGGATGAAGAATTTAACAACTTCATGAAAAGAGTCGGTGAGGTTTCCAGTCTTGTGAGAGACATGGCTAGCGGCGATAAAGTTAAGGCAGATGCAGCTAAGGTTCTAGCCGATCAGTATCTAGGCGGAAAAGTTATACTAGACGACGATCTCCAGTTGAAAGTGAAACAAAATCGCACTCTGATCAATGAGAAAGCGTTCGAAAATCTAGGAAAACAAGACGCG AGCGAGATGGACAAGGAAGCTTGGATGGCAGAAGTGAGCAAGGATGCTGAGATGCGCTATCAAGACCGCAAAATTCGTCGCGAGAAAGCTGACACGTTGAAGACCCAAGCTGTCAAGGCGTTCCGTCGTCAGGAGTACGACAGAGCCCTGTCTTGCTACAACCGAGCCATCGAGCAAGTTCGAGACGACCCTATGCTATACTGCGACCGCGCACTCACTAAAATCAAGCTAGGAAAATTCGACAAG gttTTCAGCGACTGTGATCTGGCGCTGCGTTTAAACGAGAATAGTTTGAAGGCTCGTCTCTACCAAGCCAAAGCGTACAAAGAAATGGAAGAGATGGAGAAACTGCAAGAGTGCAGGAAAGAATTGGACGAAATGTTCCCACAGCACCAGGAACTCATCCAGGACTTTCTGGACAAGAAAGTTGAATACGAGGAAGAAGCCCAGTAA
- the Rpp30 gene encoding ribonuclease P protein subunit p30, giving the protein MASRNWGFCDLFINKNYELEKLHLLEQLGFNTVAINTHVEEPSDEPKKKKKKGEPRDKKDYVPPAIDLPKDLSDEIKLNILQRVTIEFSDSSIAHKINQSENLKKYDIIAVIPKTLQAFHYACGNMDIDIISFEPESKIPFKISRKLYSQAVERGIFFELMYSPAIRDSTSRKNIISTAHTYHAVGKSRNIIVTSGAENYMQVRDVHDVINLGFILGLNSNESLEVVRNNPRRLILKAEGRKLGKHYMLVEPFTETDNKMSEDYIALFIDLK; this is encoded by the coding sequence ATGGCTAGTCGCAATTGGGGTTTCTGTgacttatttataaacaagaaTTATGAACTCGAGAAATTGCATCTCCTTGAACAGCTTGGATTTAATACGGTAGCCATAAATACGCACGTTGAAGAACCTTCGGACGAAcccaaaaagaagaaaaagaaaggaGAACCAAGAGATAAAAAAGATTACGTGCCTCCAGCAATAGATTTGCCAAAAGATTTATctgatgaaataaaacttaatattttgcAAAGGGTTACAATAGaattctcagattctagtatagctcacaaaataaatcaatcagaGAATTTAAAGAAGTACGACATTATTGCAGTAATACCCAAAACTTTACAAGCATTTCACTATGCTTGTGGAAATATGGATATAGACATAATATCATTTGAGCCGGAAAGTAAGATACCTTTCAAAATCAGTCGTAAGCTATATTCACAAGCTGTGGAGAGAGGTATATTCTTTGAGTTGATGTATTCCCCAGCTATCAGAGATTCTACCTCTAGGAAGAACATTATCAGCACTGCTCACACTTACCATGCGGTTGGTAAATCTAGAAACATAATCGTCACTAGTGGTGCTGAAAACTACATGCAAGTCAGAGATGTGCATGATGTCATTAATTTGGGTTTTATACTTGGCCTGAACAGCAATGAGAGTCTTGAAGTTGTCAGGAATAATCCCAGGAGACTCATTTTGAAGGCAGAAGGAAGAAAACTGGGGAAACACTACATGCTTGTTGAACCGTTCACTGAAACGGACAATAAAATGTCTGAAGATTATATTGCATTATTTATTGACCTTAAATAG
- the LOC110383923 gene encoding putative malate dehydrogenase 1B, whose product MGFRIVIAGESQCPAYAETCLLADYLAQNLPNFCYNCIEKSVMDWRNWLCKVNIKNKWHHMESPIVWKEMLMKGSKAYYIGGASEFLDYCYSYYNFDSLFASDKYDGLLDNVLQFKKKVNIESIYLRADEEKSHPSDTERKRNIVVTISGAGHLLAMHLISGLLDYEMTEGDMYIHKIYLYDECCSQTFMNFVEKDCSYVQTDNPGRTVKYVTKIGMALTSTDVLIVLDHVPFQESRPVGEWLRDNQRKMKELALMINASGSRKMVIIFPNLGPACYNATILKNRVNICRQNIVVATSDAGTEILPIVAKICEVPMRNIFCPPVWGFVGINKLVDIRTTVHKYNCFSAYSRYTRVRNSTLNIGSITPEMRTLDYLMHFDRSLWIKVGEMKQKYGQGEARLSKALAVINLINLWLLNPSPDNIVSLGMCCDGSFGLNFDGIFSQPARLVNGRWVPATDFLMPLDRQVKLPYLVQIAEYVLNMKPKELPEVKLHGPCICKPKYYKHKDAKKDT is encoded by the exons ATGGGATTTCGTATTGTAATTGCTGGCGAGTCACAATGCCCAGCATACGCAGAAACTTGTCTTTTAGCAGATTATCTTGCTCAAAATCTTCCAAActtttgttataattgtattgAGAAGTCTGTTATGGACTGGAGG AACTGGCTATGcaaagttaatattaaaaataaatggcatCATATGGAATCTCCTATTGTTTGGAAAGAAATGTTAATGAAGGGCAGCAAGGCATATTATATTGGAGGGGCTTCAGAGTTTTTGGACTACTGTTATTCCTATTATAACTTCGATTCTTTGTTTGCATCTGATAAATACGATGGATTGTTAGACAATGTATTGCAGTTTAAGAAAAAGGTCAATATAGAATCAATTTATCTTAGAGCAGATGAGGAAAAATCCCACCCTAGTGATACTGAACGCAAACGTAACATTGTGGTAACTATTTCTGGGGCCGGTCATCTGTTAGCAATGCATTTGATCTCGGGGCTACTGGACTATGAAATGACAGAAGGTGATAtgtatatacataaaatatatttatacgaCGAATGTTGCTCTCAAACCTTCATGAATTTCGTGGAAAAAGATTGTTCTTATGTCCAGACAGACAATCCTGGCAGAACTGTAAAGTATGTTACAAAAATCGGAATGGCCCTCACGTCTACGGATGTGCTGATAGTCCTGGATCATGTGCCATTTCA agaaTCTAGACCAGTTGGAGAATGGCTGCGCGATAACCAACGGAAAATGAAAGAATTGGCTCTGATGATTAATGCTTCAGGGTCGAGGAAAATGGTTATAATTTTTCCTAACTTAGGACCAGCTTGTTACAACGCCACGATTCTTAAGAACCGTGTGAACATTTGCCGCCAGAATATTGTTGTAGCGACATCAGATGCAGGAACGGAAATATTACCAATCGTTGCAAAAATATGCGAGGTCCCTATGAGAAACATATTTTGTCCACCTGTATGGGGCTTCGTTGGAATAAACAAATTGGTGGATATAAGAACGACAGTACATAAGTATAACTGTTTCAGTGCTTATAGTAGATACACCAGAGTAAGGAATTCAACTTTAAACATTGGATCAATAACACCAGAAATGCGGACTTTAGATTACTTGATGCATTTCGACAGATCTTTATGGATTAAAGTAGGGGAAATGAAA cAAAAGTACGGCCAAGGAGAGGCACGACTAAGCAAAGCGCTTGCAGTGATAAATTTGATCAATTTATGGCTCCTAAATCCAAGCCCCGATAACATAGTATCTCTAGGAATGTGTTGTGACG gaTCGTTTGGATTAAATTTCGATGGAATATTTTCTCAACCCGCAAGATTAGTTAATGGACGATGGGTTCCTGCTACAGATTTCTTGATGCCATTGGATCGTCAAGTGAAGCTTCCATATTTAGTTCAAATTGCAGAGTATGTGCTAAACATGAAACCTAAGGAATTGCCAGAAGTGAAATTGCACGGACCATGCATTTGCAAACCAAAATACTACAAACATAAGGATGCGAAGAAGGACACGTAA